The Aminivibrio pyruvatiphilus DNA window TCGACTCACTGGCGGAGGCCATGTACAAGCTGACCGGCATTGTCATGAAGACAGCCCCCTACGGCGTGTTTGCCCTCATCGCGGTAACCGTGTCCAAGTACGGCCTTTCCGTGCTCGCCCCCTTCGCGAAAGTCATCGGGGCAGTCTACCTCGGATGTGCTCTCCACGCATTGCTGGTCTATTCCGGCCTGATCATGGTGTTTGCGAAGAAATCTCCCATGTGGTTCTTCAAGGGCGTCCGTGAACCGGCCCTTACTGCCTTCGTTACCCGATCAAGTTCGGCGACCCTCCCCATCACCATGAGGACTGCCCAGGAAAACCTCGGCGTCTCCGAAAAAGTGTCCTCCTTCGTCCTTCCACTCGGCGCCACAATCAACATGGACGGAACAGCACTCTACCAGGGCATCTGTGCCCTGTTCGTCGCCCAGGCCTATGGTCTGCCCCTGACCATGGGAGCCCAGATGAGCATCGTGCTCACGGCAACTCTCGCTTCAATAGGTACGGCGGGAGTTCCGGGAGCGGGGCTCATCATGCTGACCCTCGTGCTTACGGCCGTCGGGCTGCCCCTTGAGGGTGCCGCCCTTGTGGCGGGAATCGACGCAGTCCTCGACATGGCCAGGACGTGCATCAACGTTGTGGGCGACTCGTGCGTCACCGCAGTCGTAGCCTCCACCGAAGGAGAAAAGCTGTAATTTCAGAAAATCTTACGCGGAAGGGAAACGAAAACGGGCGCCCGGAAATTCCGGGCGCCCGTTTTCGTTTGTCACAAGACTACACGTGGAAGGAGAGAACAAGGAAAAGGGTTCCTCCGGCCGGAAGACGGAAGGGAAGCGTGAAACTCCTCACTCCAGGAGACTGGCTCGGGATAGTTTTTATGCCCGCACCGGAAATCAGCTGGGGAGGGGTAACCTCCGTTCCTTCCAGGGCAGCCTGCACGAGGGCTCTGCCGCTGACCATGTTCGCCAGTTCCCCGATAACGCTCATGGAGACCGCGTCATCGGTGTCGGGGGTGATCATTCCTCCCGACATGGCCGATACGGTCGCGTTGAAGCCGTCCCTGTCGAGCATTATGACCGCCGTTCCCTGAACTCCACCGCCGACGACGCCAACAAGGGCCGCGACGCAGCTTCCGCTCACATTGACACCCTGGGCTATTTCAGACTTCACGAGAGAGACTTCGACTCCCATCTCTTTGCT harbors:
- a CDS encoding dicarboxylate/amino acid:cation symporter, which encodes MSGKKVPLIWQIGIGFVLGIAAGILFGDKVKYVEPIGQVFLALLKMLIVPLVFSSLVVGAASIGDPRDLGRIGIKTIVLYLVTTAVAIVIGLVLGNLIQPGVGLTLSQGATAFKAPEAPNIMKVILDLFPSNPIKAAADGVMLQIIVFALFLGISAVLAGEKGKPVISFFDSLAEAMYKLTGIVMKTAPYGVFALIAVTVSKYGLSVLAPFAKVIGAVYLGCALHALLVYSGLIMVFAKKSPMWFFKGVREPALTAFVTRSSSATLPITMRTAQENLGVSEKVSSFVLPLGATINMDGTALYQGICALFVAQAYGLPLTMGAQMSIVLTATLASIGTAGVPGAGLIMLTLVLTAVGLPLEGAALVAGIDAVLDMARTCINVVGDSCVTAVVASTEGEKL
- a CDS encoding chemotaxis protein CheX; this encodes MRMGTEKLAVLVNTFGSSLMTVSKEMGVEVSLVKSEIAQGVNVSGSCVAALVGVVGGGVQGTAVIMLDRDGFNATVSAMSGGMITPDTDDAVSMSVIGELANMVSGRALVQAALEGTEVTPPQLISGAGIKTIPSQSPGVRSFTLPFRLPAGGTLFLVLSFHV